The following nucleotide sequence is from Saccharothrix texasensis.
GAGGGCCGTGACCTGCTCACCGCGCGGCGGGCCGTGCTGACCGCGCTGGAGGTCTACGGCGCGTGGCTGACCGACGACGTGTGCGTGCCGCGGACGAAGATCGCGGACCTGATCGCCGGGTGCGAGCGGATCAGCGAGTCGCTGGGGCTGCGGATCGCCGTGGTCGGGCACGCGGGCGACGGCAACATGCACCCCACGATCGTCTACGACCCGACGTCGGCGGACGAGTTCGCGCGGGCGCGGCGGGCGTTCGACGACATCCTGGCCCTGGGGCTGGCGCTGGGCGGCACGATCACCGGCGAGCACGGCGTCGGCAAGATCAAGCGCGAGTGGCTGGCCCGCGAGATCGGCCCGGTCGGCCTGCGGGTCCACCGCGAGATCAAACGCGCGCTGGACCCGGAGAACCTCTTCAACCCGGGCTCGATGTTCGACCTGGGGTAGCCGGCGGCCGGGCGAGGCTCAGTCGACGGGCCGGATGCGCTGCGTCTCGTCCACCCGCTCGATGACCTGCGTGATGTCGGCCGCCTCCTGCGCGAGCAGGGACTTCTTCTCGCGGCGCGCCTTCACGATCTCGATGATGATCGGCACCACGGAGAGCAGCACGATCAGGATCAGCATCATCTCGAGGTTGTCGCGCACGAACTGGATCTGGCCGAGGAAGTAGCCGAGCACCGTCAGGCCCGCGGCCCACGCGACGCCGCCGATCAGGGAGTACGTGAAGTACTTGCGCGGGTCCATCCGGCCGACGCCCGCCATGGCGGTGATGAACGTGCGCACGATCGGCACGAACCGGGCCATCACGATCGCGCGGGCGCCGTACTTGTCGAAGAACTCGTGCGTCTTGTCGACGTACTCCTTCTTGAAGATCTTCGACTCCGGCTTGGCGAACAGCGCCGGTCCCGCCCGGTGGCCGATCCAGTAGCCGACCACGTTCCCCGCCAGCGCGCACACCGTCAGGAGCAGGCACACCAGCCACAGCGGGTACTCCAGCACCCCCGAGGCCACGAACAGGCCCGCGGTGAACAGCAGCGAGTCACCCGGCAGGAAGAAGCCCACCAGCAGGCCGCACTCCGCGAAGATGATGAAGCACAGGCCGACCAGCATGTACGGCCCGAGCCCCTTGAGCAGGATCGCCGGGTCGAGCCAGTCCGGACCGAGGGCAACCGTGGAGGTGAGCGCGACAGTCACGGCGACCACGGTACAGGCACCTACCTGAGGGTCATGACCGCCACGACCGTGCCCGCGGCCAGCCCGAGCAGCACCGCGAGCAGCAGCACCCACCCCGCGCCCAGCGCCGGACGGGCCCGCCGCACGGGCAGGTGGGGGTGCGCGCCGGAGCTGGTGGCCTGTGCGCGCAACGCGTCGGCCACCAGCTTCTCGTGGTCTTCGGGCACCGGCTCAGTCTTTCACCCACGCGCCCCGGCTCATCACCTCGCGCGGCTTCAGCTCGGCGTCGAGCACCACGACGTCGGCGGCGAGCCCGGCCCGGAGTTCACCCGTGCGGCCCTGCAACCCCAGCAGCCGGGCGGGACGCGTCGAGGTGGCGTGCACGGCCTCCTCGACGGTCAGGCCGCACGACTGCACCGCGTTGCGGAACGCGGCGTCCATGGTCAGCGTGCTGCCCGCGAGGGACGCGCCACCGGCCAGCGTCGGCACGCCGTCCACCACCCGCACCTCCAGGCCGCCCACGTCGTAGACGCCGTCACCCACGCCCGCCGCCGCGATGGCGTCGGTCACCAGCACGGTCCGCCGCACGCCCGCGTGCCGCGCGGCCAGCCGCACCGCCGTCGGGTGCAGGTGCACCAGGTCGCAGATCAGCTCGACGGTGACGCGCTCGTCGTCCAGCAGCGCGCCGATCGGACCCGGCTCGCGGTGGTGCAGCGGCCGCATCCCGTTGAACAGGTGGGTGGCGACCGACGCGCCCGCCTCGACGGCCGGCCGGATCTGCGCCTCGGTGGCGTCGGTGTGGCCGATCGCGGCCAGGACGTCGTTGGCGACGAGGTGGCGCACCGCGTCCACGCCGTGCTCCAGCTCGGGCGCGACGGTGATCATGCGGACCGCGCCGCCGCCCGCGCCGAGCAGCTCGTCGATCGAGGCGCGGTCCGGCGGGCGGAGGATCGCCGGGTCGTGCGCGCCGCAGCGCGCCGCGGACAGGAACGGGCCCTCCAGGTGGATGCCCGCGACCACGTTGTCCCGCACCAGCTCGGCCAGCGCCCTGACCTGGTCGGCCAGCTCCGGCACCGGCCTGGACACCAGGCTCGCCAGCAGCGTGGTGGTGCCGTGCCTGCGGTGCGCGTTCGCCGCCTTGACCACCCGGGCCGGGTCGGCGCTGGTGAACGCCTCACCGCCGCCGCCGTGGCAGTGGATGTCGACGAAGCCCGGCACCAGCCAGCCGCCGCCCACGTCCGTCGTCGGGCCGTCCGGTGGCGCCCCCTCGCCGACGGCCGCGATCAGGCCGTCCCGCACCGCCACCCACCCCTGGTCGAGCACCCCGTCGGGCGTGACGACCCGACCACCGGTCAGGGTCACGTCCACGGGTCCACCCCACGTGCTCATCTCTCCTCCAGCATGTCGATGGCCAGCAGCGCGGCCCCGAGGCACCCGGCCTCGTCGCCCAACGCGGCCAACCGCAGTTCCGGGCGTCGCTGGAACGTGATCAGCTCGTCCAGTCGTCCGCCCAGCGGATCCGTCAGCTTCGGACCCGCCAGCGCCAGGCCACCGCCGAGCACGACGGCTCGCGGGCCCAGCAGCGCGGCTACCAGCAGGATGCCCTTCGCGAGCGCGTCGACGGCCTCGCGCCACACCTCGGCCGCGTCGACGTCACCCTCCGTGAGCAGCCTCGCCACGTCCACCGCGCCGGTGACGTGGCGGTTCGTGCGCTCGGTGTAGCGGCGGGCGATCGCGGCGCTGCTCGCCCGCGCCTCGACACAACCCGTCTGGCCGCAGCCGCACGGGT
It contains:
- the nagA gene encoding N-acetylglucosamine-6-phosphate deacetylase — encoded protein: MSTWGGPVDVTLTGGRVVTPDGVLDQGWVAVRDGLIAAVGEGAPPDGPTTDVGGGWLVPGFVDIHCHGGGGEAFTSADPARVVKAANAHRRHGTTTLLASLVSRPVPELADQVRALAELVRDNVVAGIHLEGPFLSAARCGAHDPAILRPPDRASIDELLGAGGGAVRMITVAPELEHGVDAVRHLVANDVLAAIGHTDATEAQIRPAVEAGASVATHLFNGMRPLHHREPGPIGALLDDERVTVELICDLVHLHPTAVRLAARHAGVRRTVLVTDAIAAAGVGDGVYDVGGLEVRVVDGVPTLAGGASLAGSTLTMDAAFRNAVQSCGLTVEEAVHATSTRPARLLGLQGRTGELRAGLAADVVVLDAELKPREVMSRGAWVKD
- a CDS encoding DedA family protein, which translates into the protein MVAVTVALTSTVALGPDWLDPAILLKGLGPYMLVGLCFIIFAECGLLVGFFLPGDSLLFTAGLFVASGVLEYPLWLVCLLLTVCALAGNVVGYWIGHRAGPALFAKPESKIFKKEYVDKTHEFFDKYGARAIVMARFVPIVRTFITAMAGVGRMDPRKYFTYSLIGGVAWAAGLTVLGYFLGQIQFVRDNLEMMLILIVLLSVVPIIIEIVKARREKKSLLAQEAADITQVIERVDETQRIRPVD